One region of Eupeodes corollae chromosome 1, idEupCoro1.1, whole genome shotgun sequence genomic DNA includes:
- the LOC129940096 gene encoding uncharacterized protein K02A2.6-like: MGTKQHDAFQKLKTQLAKIPTLSYFNPKKRIRLIADASPVALGAVLLQFEGNEPQVVSFANSFSRLCNLDQCQSFDERCEQNICTIIEETVPKALTIFEISENSNLDPELVEAMNTIKTGNWNTNTNNRFFPFRLELSTVVNILLQGVKLVIPCPLRSKVLELAHEGHPGEIVMKRRVLSKVWWPLIDRDVEKWVKKCHDCLLVSRPINPVPMKRHQFPERPWICLARDLLGPFPNNDFVFAVIDYYSRYHELKFIKKITSSAIIEMLEELFSRLGYPESIKADNGRQFVSQEFKNYCENNNIKLITSPPYWPQANGEIENLNRSILKRLQMANTKGLDYKKEILKFILMYNVTPHGTTGKAPSELLFNRVIRDKIPSIQDVPGDVLDSETRDLDSINKEKGKQRADIVRGAKSCDVNVGDKVVLKNVVFPNKLTPQFGPEMYEVIQREGSDVVVKSNDRTLRRNLKEYIAMIKNTMNKKPKIIRSDRGEEYTGSNMVDYLKQEGIIIQYTTGYSPEQNGVAERKNRSLVEMSQYMLSD; encoded by the exons ATGGGGACCAAGCAACATGATGcgtttcaaaaactgaaaacacaaTTGGCGAAAATTCCAACATTGTCGTATTTCAATCCTAAGAAGAGAATTCGACTCATAGCTGACGCAAGTCCGGTAGCATTGGGGGCTGTTTTGTTGCAGTTCGAAGGGAATGAGCCTCAAGTTGTTTCCTTTGCGA ATTCATTCTCCAGACTATGTAACTTGGACCAGTGCCAATCTTTTGACGAGCGTTGTGAACAGAATATTTGTACCATCATTGAAGAAACAGTCCCAAAagctttaacaatttttgaaatttcggaAAATTCTAACTTGGATCCTGAGCTGGTGGAAGCTATGAATACTATCAAAACAGGTAATTGGAATACAAATACCAACAACCGTTTTTTTCCTTTTCGGTTGGAGCTAAGCACTGTAGTTAACATTCTTTTACAAGGAGTGAAGCTGGTTATCCCGTGTCCATTGAGATCCAAGGTTTTAGAACTCGCCCATGAAGGTCATCCGGGTGAAATCGTAATGAAACGCAGAGTCCTATCAAAAGTATGGTGGCCTCTTATTGATCGAGATGTTGAGAAGTGGGTGAAAAAATGTCATGATTGCTTACTTGTCTCACGACCAATAAATCCAGTTCCGATGAAAAGACACCAATTCCCTGAAAGACCTTGGATTTGCCTAGCCAGGGATTTGCTTGGACCATTCCCAAACAATGATTTCGTTTTTGCCGTCATAGATTACTATTCACGGTACCATGAGTTAAAGTTCATAAAGAAAATCACCTCAAGTGCTATTATCGAGATGTTGGAAGAATTATTCTCAAGACTTGGATACCCGGAATCTATAAAAGCTGACAATGGTCGCCAATTTGTGAGTCAGGAGTTTAAGAATTACTGCGAAAACAATAACATCAAACTTATAACCTCTCCACCCTATTGGCCCCAGGCAAACGGAGAAATCGAAAACTTAAATCGCTCAATCTTAAAGAGACTACAGATGGCTAATACGAAGGGTTTggattataaaaaagaaatccttAAATTCATCCTTATGTACAACGTTACACCTCATGGTACAACGGGTAAGGCTCCATCAGAACTGCTCTTCAACAGAGTGATCCGAGATAAAATTCCATCTATACAAGACGTTCCTGGTGATGTTTTAGATTCGGAAACAAGGGATCTAGACTCTATTAATAAAGAAAAGGGTAAACAGAGGGCTGATATTGTTCGAGGTGCAAAATCTTGCGATGTTAATGTGGGTGATAAAGTGGTGCTGAAAAATGTCGTTTTTCCTAACAAGCTAACTCCCCAGTTCGGACCAGAAATGTACGAGGTAATTCAGAGGGAGGGTAGTGACGTTGTTGTTAAGAGCAACGATCGTACATTGAGAAGAAAC ttaaaagaatACATTGCAATGATTAAGAACACAATGAATAAGAAACCAAAGATTATAAGATCAGATAGAGGAGAGGAGTACACCGGAAGCAACATGGTTGACTATCTTAAACAAGAAGGTATAATTATACAATATACGACAGGTTACTCACCGGAACAAAATGGAGTAGCTGAGCGGAAGAATCGTTCACTTGTTGAGATGTCACAATATATGCTTTCTGATTGA